A window from Haloarchaeobius amylolyticus encodes these proteins:
- a CDS encoding ABC transporter permease subunit: protein MRSDEQVTMVPDTESGEDAAPPGGPRPLTRDEPDAVPVGTRIHNLLTRRTVSRRALVAGASLLSALLAAFFVLRRGPLSPIDTIYFGYPESREVVQQTTRTLGMETPILAHLVEYLAQLLVLEFPHSYVLQTDPAPASTWSVVATHVGPTLWLAFWGFTAGTLAAGTLALLAGRRPGSLLDRALGVIARTTRATPTFFVAAVALVVASPELADGGFAREPAFSLDFYRSAGETPLVLAERTLVVLPFQFSLDAFVGALTGVAVPAAVVALACFGCQLPTWRRVVNETSQETFVTAAKTRGLPATTLVGRHLAPVVLARVSRSLDRFLVVLLGSVLVVEVLFGVHGLADVFFQAALQGDLPLTEGLFVLLTATVVGVRFAADVVADVVPLPTRSRTPR, encoded by the coding sequence ATGCGCAGCGACGAACAGGTCACCATGGTCCCCGACACAGAATCCGGCGAAGACGCCGCTCCCCCCGGCGGCCCCAGACCTCTCACCAGAGACGAACCAGATGCCGTCCCGGTCGGCACTCGCATCCACAACCTTCTGACGAGACGGACCGTATCGAGACGGGCCCTCGTCGCAGGGGCGTCCCTGTTGAGTGCACTCCTCGCCGCGTTCTTCGTCCTCCGACGCGGCCCCCTGAGTCCCATCGACACCATCTACTTCGGGTACCCGGAGTCCCGGGAGGTGGTCCAGCAGACGACACGCACCCTCGGCATGGAGACGCCCATCCTCGCGCACCTGGTCGAGTACCTCGCCCAGCTGCTCGTGCTGGAGTTCCCCCACTCGTACGTCCTGCAGACCGACCCGGCTCCTGCCTCGACCTGGTCGGTGGTCGCGACCCACGTCGGGCCGACGCTCTGGCTGGCCTTCTGGGGCTTCACCGCGGGAACACTCGCTGCCGGGACGCTCGCCCTTCTCGCGGGGCGACGCCCGGGAAGCCTCCTCGACAGGGCGCTCGGCGTGATCGCCAGGACGACGAGAGCGACCCCGACGTTCTTCGTCGCGGCCGTGGCGCTCGTCGTGGCCAGCCCAGAGCTAGCAGACGGCGGATTCGCCCGCGAACCCGCCTTCTCCCTCGACTTCTACCGGAGCGCCGGCGAGACACCTCTCGTCCTCGCGGAGCGAACCCTCGTCGTGCTGCCGTTCCAGTTCTCGCTGGACGCCTTCGTGGGCGCACTCACGGGCGTCGCGGTCCCGGCAGCCGTCGTCGCGCTCGCCTGCTTCGGGTGCCAGTTGCCCACCTGGCGGCGCGTCGTCAACGAGACCAGCCAGGAGACGTTCGTGACCGCCGCGAAGACGCGGGGGCTTCCGGCGACCACGCTGGTCGGCCGACACCTCGCGCCCGTCGTCCTCGCACGGGTGAGCCGGTCGCTGGACCGCTTCCTCGTCGTGCTCCTCGGCTCGGTCCTCGTCGTCGAGGTCCTCTTCGGCGTCCACGGACTCGCGGACGTCTTCTTCCAGGCCGCACTCCAGGGCGACCTTCCCCTCACCGAGGGGCTGTTCGTCCTGCTGACGGCGACGGTCGTCGGCGTCCGGTTCGCGGCCGACGTGGTGGCCGACGTCGTGCCACTGCCGACCCGGTCACGGACCCCACGATAG
- a CDS encoding PadR family transcriptional regulator yields the protein MYDLTGFQRDLLYVIAGLDEPHGLAIKDELENYYESEIHHGRLYPNLDTLVDKGLVEKGELDRRTNFYTLTRRGRREIEARQEWEAQYLDELARAEA from the coding sequence ATGTACGACCTGACTGGATTCCAGCGGGACCTGTTGTACGTCATCGCAGGGCTCGACGAACCGCACGGGCTTGCCATCAAGGACGAGCTCGAGAACTACTACGAATCAGAGATCCACCACGGCCGACTCTACCCGAACCTCGACACCCTCGTCGACAAGGGCCTCGTCGAGAAGGGTGAACTCGACCGCCGGACGAACTTCTACACCCTGACCCGCCGCGGTCGCCGCGAGATCGAGGCGCGCCAGGAGTGGGAAGCACAGTATCTGGACGAACTCGCCCGCGCAGAAGCGTAA